A single genomic interval of Parvularcula marina harbors:
- a CDS encoding AAA family ATPase → MTGSPVNAKEETDEELDLDFELDDLDALDDEELQRLLEQDPALEAELRAIEEQEAAAAEAAAIQTDAALPETDAAEDFVDDEETGAVDTETGLTALPVETPPPASFDDVDEDAPDPDDTAEFDDADISDDFDAEIEAEDEDTDELVDDLADLSFAPPVVEPEASPPATVEMVEEEVEDVDPSQLRLVPIPRINIHAFCSSDRITSLIEQASQDRRLAKAHVTIHSGDAERAAEIYANEASPNLIIIEGGTDSKALLRGLDHLANFCDPSTRVICVGDLNDIRLYRELMDRGVSDYLVLPRSPLQIISSIGELYADPDAPAVGKTYVFVGARGGVGSSTVCHNVAWGLAQDFLSDTVLLDLDLPFGTASLDFEHDPSQGLAEALSAPERLDDVLLDRLLQKCTDRLSLFVAPNLLDLDYDLPAESFEMVIEMVRKTAPSVVIDMPHLWSDWARQTIQSADEIVITATPDLASFRNAKNLVESVKAQRTNDSQPILVLNQVGVPKRPEVPAEQFEEALGIAPLVSIPWDPVAFGTAATNAEALLEAAPKSKASAACRQLASRLTGREHTQSQGFSLKSLFSKKG, encoded by the coding sequence ATGACTGGCTCGCCGGTAAACGCCAAAGAAGAGACAGACGAAGAGCTTGATCTCGATTTTGAGCTCGATGATCTGGACGCCCTCGACGATGAGGAGCTGCAGCGCCTGCTTGAGCAGGATCCTGCGCTCGAAGCTGAATTGCGAGCGATTGAAGAACAGGAAGCCGCCGCAGCAGAGGCTGCAGCCATTCAGACAGATGCGGCTCTCCCTGAGACAGACGCAGCAGAAGATTTCGTCGATGACGAGGAGACTGGTGCGGTCGATACCGAGACCGGCCTGACTGCGCTGCCAGTTGAAACGCCGCCGCCTGCATCTTTCGATGATGTTGATGAGGATGCACCGGATCCGGATGATACCGCCGAATTCGATGATGCAGATATCAGCGATGATTTCGATGCAGAGATCGAGGCTGAAGACGAAGATACGGACGAACTGGTCGATGATCTTGCGGATCTCTCATTCGCGCCGCCTGTCGTCGAACCCGAAGCCAGCCCGCCTGCGACCGTCGAAATGGTTGAAGAGGAAGTCGAGGACGTCGATCCGTCCCAGCTTCGCCTTGTACCGATCCCGCGGATCAACATTCATGCTTTCTGCTCCAGCGACCGGATCACCTCGCTGATCGAACAGGCGTCACAAGACCGCCGGCTCGCAAAAGCTCATGTCACGATCCATTCAGGTGACGCCGAGCGTGCGGCTGAAATCTACGCGAATGAGGCCAGCCCGAACCTGATCATTATCGAAGGCGGCACGGACTCAAAGGCGCTCCTTCGCGGCCTCGATCATCTTGCGAATTTCTGTGATCCGTCGACACGCGTGATCTGCGTTGGCGATCTCAATGACATCCGGCTCTACCGTGAACTGATGGATCGCGGCGTCAGTGATTATCTCGTCCTGCCGCGCTCGCCACTGCAGATTATCTCTTCGATCGGTGAGCTTTATGCGGATCCCGATGCGCCGGCGGTTGGCAAGACATACGTCTTTGTCGGTGCGCGCGGTGGGGTGGGCTCCTCGACCGTCTGCCACAATGTGGCCTGGGGTCTTGCTCAGGATTTCCTGTCGGACACCGTGCTTCTCGATCTCGACCTTCCTTTCGGGACGGCTAGCCTCGATTTCGAGCATGATCCGAGCCAGGGTCTTGCCGAGGCGCTTTCCGCGCCGGAACGTCTCGACGATGTGCTGCTCGACCGCCTGTTGCAGAAATGCACAGACCGGCTTTCGCTCTTCGTTGCGCCGAACCTGCTCGATCTTGATTATGATCTGCCAGCGGAAAGCTTTGAGATGGTGATCGAGATGGTTCGCAAGACGGCGCCGTCCGTCGTCATCGATATGCCGCATCTGTGGTCAGACTGGGCACGCCAGACGATCCAGAGCGCTGATGAAATCGTCATTACCGCAACCCCGGATCTTGCGTCCTTCCGGAACGCAAAGAATCTGGTCGAAAGTGTCAAAGCACAGCGTACGAATGACTCACAGCCGATCCTGGTTCTCAATCAGGTTGGGGTGCCCAAACGCCCCGAAGTGCCAGCTGAGCAATTCGAAGAAGCACTCGGCATCGCCCCGCTTGTCAGCATCCCGTGGGATCCGGTTGCGTTTGGCACCGCTGCGACCAATGCTGAGGCCCTGCTTGAAGCTGCGCCGAAATCCAAAGCATCCGCGGCCTGCCGGCAGCTTGCCAGCCGCCTGACCGGGCGCGAGCACACACAATCCCAAGGCTTCAGCCTTAAGAGCTTGTTTTCCAAGAAGGGATAG
- the cpaB gene encoding Flp pilus assembly protein CpaB: protein MNVSRILILVVAVIAGGGAFFLAMSGEEEPVVPIMQTATKPDIALTKVLFAEVDVPQGMPITEDQMTWVSWPSKDVPEFYITEDHQEYLEALPEMRARQLIRAGEPIYPLNTVAYGDRGLMAAIMTPGMRAVTARLPVENVSGGFVLPGDRVDVYATSENANNYDSSGQNNQQLANSRIVLSNVRVLAIDQIFEQDGEMNAITGKTVTLEVTPSQVRPFLQARSSESLTLILRSVFEDDQKGTDIDQASPDQVVVIRYGQG from the coding sequence ATGAATGTCTCGCGCATACTGATTTTGGTCGTTGCAGTTATCGCCGGTGGGGGCGCCTTTTTCCTGGCGATGTCAGGGGAGGAAGAGCCCGTAGTGCCGATCATGCAGACAGCTACAAAGCCTGACATTGCGCTGACGAAAGTCCTCTTTGCGGAAGTCGATGTCCCGCAAGGTATGCCGATCACTGAAGACCAGATGACGTGGGTCAGCTGGCCGTCAAAAGACGTACCCGAATTCTATATCACCGAGGATCATCAGGAATATCTCGAAGCGCTGCCTGAAATGCGCGCACGCCAGCTTATCCGTGCCGGTGAGCCGATTTATCCTCTGAACACGGTTGCTTACGGTGATCGCGGCTTGATGGCGGCGATTATGACGCCGGGTATGCGCGCCGTGACGGCACGCTTGCCGGTTGAGAATGTCTCAGGCGGTTTCGTGCTGCCGGGTGATCGCGTCGATGTTTATGCGACAAGCGAGAATGCCAACAATTATGACTCGTCCGGCCAGAACAATCAGCAGCTCGCGAATAGCCGCATCGTTCTGTCGAATGTCCGGGTGCTGGCGATTGACCAGATCTTTGAGCAGGACGGTGAGATGAATGCCATTACGGGCAAGACTGTCACGCTCGAAGTGACCCCATCTCAGGTGCGACCGTTTCTTCAGGCGCGCAGCAGTGAATCCTTAACCCTCATTCTGCGAAGCGTTTTCGAGGATGACCAAAAGGGGACCGACATTGATCAGGCATCGCCAGATCAGGTTGTCGTGATCCGCTACGGGCAGGGGTGA
- a CDS encoding pilus assembly protein N-terminal domain-containing protein — protein sequence MMKTSASVFFSLAALFASAEAGEMWVTIDHARLHQTDRAIGSIIVGNPSVADVTVKSSTEIILFGITPGSTNVSLFSPEGEKIETLTVAVRNPTANRLTLQAGDMRYSFACTNVCEQVPAVGDGSNDSRLALGTIDAQAANRLAAARNAANTSIGVPTQPTDPFMDTQSPEAEGTEEGQPGS from the coding sequence ATGATGAAAACGTCCGCTTCCGTCTTTTTCTCTCTCGCAGCGCTATTTGCGTCTGCTGAGGCTGGTGAAATGTGGGTCACCATCGATCACGCCCGGCTGCATCAAACTGATCGCGCCATTGGCAGCATCATTGTCGGCAACCCTTCCGTTGCTGATGTGACCGTCAAATCTTCGACCGAAATCATTCTGTTCGGCATTACGCCGGGCTCAACCAATGTGTCGCTCTTCTCCCCTGAAGGCGAAAAGATTGAGACACTGACGGTTGCTGTCCGTAACCCGACAGCGAACCGGCTGACCCTTCAGGCGGGTGACATGCGCTACAGCTTTGCCTGCACGAATGTCTGTGAGCAGGTGCCGGCTGTCGGCGATGGCTCGAACGACTCTCGGCTTGCTCTGGGGACGATTGATGCGCAGGCAGCCAACCGCCTCGCAGCGGCTCGCAATGCTGCCAACACATCAATTGGCGTACCGACTCAGCCGACCGATCCGTTTATGGATACACAATCGCCAGAAGCTGAAGGCACTGAAGAAGGCCAGCCCGGCAGTTAA
- a CDS encoding type II secretion system F family protein produces the protein MDIEPRTLILVAGVIIAVLGVGFALTGGKGEKAAKRAKSLSGNARVAKAKTDSQSQQKDRRKHVQDSLKKIEEKQKELKKKGKLSLDQQLEQAGFDITIRDFYMVSGIVALIMIGIGIISGQSPMIIGAMGVVGMFGLPRWFVGRAKKKRQKKFVAEFSNSIDVIVRGVKSGLPVNECLKIIARDAQSPVKEEFHLLVEGQRIGLSLEQSLDRMYTRMPVNEVNFFAIVLIIQQQTGGNLADALGNLSTVLRSRKSMLGKIAALSMEAKASAAILAAMPFFVSGMVSMSAPDYLEPLLVTQTGQFMLMAAGVWMSIGIFVMKNMISIKV, from the coding sequence ATGGACATTGAGCCGCGTACCCTCATACTTGTTGCTGGCGTTATCATTGCCGTTCTCGGTGTCGGCTTCGCGCTGACTGGCGGCAAGGGCGAAAAGGCTGCGAAACGGGCAAAGTCGCTGAGCGGCAATGCGCGTGTCGCAAAGGCCAAAACTGACTCTCAGTCACAGCAAAAAGACCGCCGCAAGCACGTTCAGGACAGCCTCAAGAAGATTGAGGAAAAGCAGAAAGAGCTGAAGAAAAAGGGCAAGTTGTCCCTCGACCAGCAGCTCGAACAGGCAGGTTTCGATATCACGATCCGTGATTTCTACATGGTGTCGGGCATTGTTGCACTCATCATGATCGGTATCGGGATTATTTCCGGCCAGAGCCCGATGATCATCGGCGCCATGGGCGTTGTCGGTATGTTCGGCCTGCCGCGCTGGTTCGTTGGCCGCGCCAAGAAAAAGCGCCAGAAGAAATTCGTGGCTGAATTCTCAAACTCCATCGACGTTATCGTCCGTGGGGTGAAGTCTGGCCTGCCGGTCAATGAATGCCTCAAGATCATCGCACGCGATGCGCAGAGCCCGGTGAAGGAGGAATTCCACCTCCTCGTCGAAGGTCAGCGGATCGGTCTCTCGCTCGAGCAATCCCTCGACCGGATGTATACGCGGATGCCGGTGAATGAGGTGAACTTCTTCGCCATCGTGCTCATCATCCAGCAGCAGACCGGCGGTAACCTTGCCGATGCGCTAGGAAACCTCTCAACGGTGCTCCGTTCACGGAAGTCGATGCTCGGCAAGATTGCCGCGCTCTCAATGGAAGCCAAGGCATCCGCTGCGATCCTTGCCGCTATGCCGTTCTTTGTTTCTGGCATGGTGTCGATGTCGGCGCCCGATTATCTCGAACCACTTCTAGTGACGCAAACCGGCCAGTTCATGCTGATGGCGGCGGGTGTGTGGATGTCGATCGGCATCTTCGTCATGAAGAACATGATCTCGATTAAGGTCTGA
- a CDS encoding CpaD family pilus assembly protein has protein sequence MKQSLLLCAAAILITACGTPLYNGPNQATTVSDRHPISVDQQTMSLSVAIDPTSHGLSRGQLAEIDALVTAYRTRGHGPITVTAPTGTTSDLDAAETAANVRQALNNFGIDYRDIQGSSYRAGGRPETVIVSFTRYVATSSACGVYKGEFVSRMRNMPHPNFGCADRQNLAAMVADPRDLARMQTSDPMDGESAASPVSAAKSPENRVNETGFIDTIGREPVDAR, from the coding sequence ATGAAACAGTCCCTTCTTCTCTGTGCCGCTGCGATCCTCATCACCGCTTGCGGTACGCCGCTTTATAACGGCCCGAACCAGGCAACGACGGTGTCCGACCGTCATCCGATTTCGGTTGATCAGCAGACGATGTCTCTGTCTGTCGCTATTGATCCGACGAGCCATGGGTTGAGCCGTGGGCAACTGGCTGAGATTGATGCTCTTGTGACGGCATACCGGACGCGCGGGCATGGCCCGATCACCGTGACGGCGCCGACGGGTACGACGTCTGATCTTGATGCGGCTGAAACTGCCGCAAATGTGCGTCAGGCGCTCAACAATTTTGGCATCGACTACCGCGATATTCAGGGCTCATCTTATCGGGCAGGCGGACGGCCGGAAACGGTCATCGTCTCTTTCACCCGGTATGTCGCAACCTCATCGGCCTGCGGCGTTTACAAGGGTGAGTTTGTTTCTCGCATGCGGAATATGCCGCACCCGAATTTCGGCTGCGCGGATCGTCAGAACCTTGCCGCTATGGTCGCAGACCCCCGCGATCTGGCGCGGATGCAGACAAGCGATCCGATGGATGGCGAATCCGCTGCTTCACCGGTCTCGGCGGCCAAATCGCCTGAGAACCGGGTCAATGAAACTGGATTTATCGACACGATCGGGAGAGAGCCGGTCGATGCTCGCTAA
- a CDS encoding A24 family peptidase has protein sequence MSSLVFLIFPALMIVAAICDVRSFLIPNRVTAAIAAAWPFAVLLAGMGMMDAMWSVLLAGGVLFFCFGLFAFGWLGGGDAKLLAVTTLWIGPAVLPAFLFVTVMAGAGLAIVLLTFRRFPLPVMASTVGWVSQLHERKRDIPYGVAIAAGAIYTWPATAFFPF, from the coding sequence ATGTCTTCGCTTGTCTTTCTGATTTTCCCGGCGCTGATGATCGTCGCGGCCATCTGTGATGTGAGGAGTTTCCTCATCCCCAACCGGGTGACGGCAGCCATTGCGGCGGCCTGGCCATTCGCGGTTCTGCTGGCTGGCATGGGCATGATGGACGCAATGTGGTCCGTCCTTTTGGCGGGCGGTGTACTGTTTTTTTGTTTTGGCCTTTTCGCTTTTGGCTGGCTTGGCGGCGGAGATGCCAAATTGCTGGCGGTTACAACGCTCTGGATTGGCCCTGCCGTCCTGCCGGCATTCCTCTTCGTCACCGTCATGGCTGGCGCTGGCCTTGCGATTGTTCTGTTGACTTTCCGGCGTTTTCCTTTGCCAGTCATGGCCTCAACGGTCGGATGGGTCAGCCAGCTTCACGAACGTAAACGCGATATTCCGTATGGCGTCGCGATTGCGGCAGGCGCGATCTACACTTGGCCGGCAACGGCCTTTTTCCCGTTTTGA
- a CDS encoding type II secretion system F family protein: protein MMDIIETITNRQVQIGILAGLAVFATAMTLVAPLFATGDLGKRAKKVADYKERLREQSRADIKASQKKSTSLRTASAKGFAQRMVEQFNLLEVFDANTARKQQIQAGWRGERPLVTYMMARVVTPIIALLVAIFYIYVLEVGGLSSFMKLIASFGALIVGFYLPQLYVSNAVTKRRQKIQLAFPDSLDLMLICVESGMSIEAAMQKVTEEVATTCPELAEEYGLTTAELSYLQDRKIAYANLGERTGLEGVKAVVTALIQSEQYGTPLGQSLRVMAAENRELRMQEAEKKAAALPPKLTVPMILFFLPVLFVVILGPGALIAMGKGEEEGDRAIVQNATDGQNSGN, encoded by the coding sequence ATGATGGATATTATCGAGACTATCACCAATCGGCAGGTCCAGATCGGCATCCTTGCCGGGCTTGCTGTTTTCGCAACGGCGATGACGCTGGTCGCGCCGCTCTTTGCGACAGGTGATCTTGGCAAACGGGCCAAGAAGGTCGCGGACTATAAAGAACGGCTGCGCGAGCAGTCTCGCGCGGATATCAAGGCGAGCCAGAAAAAATCGACATCGCTCCGTACCGCGAGTGCCAAGGGCTTTGCTCAGCGCATGGTGGAGCAGTTCAACCTGCTTGAAGTCTTTGACGCCAATACCGCGCGCAAGCAGCAGATCCAGGCCGGCTGGCGCGGTGAGCGTCCGCTTGTCACCTATATGATGGCGCGGGTCGTCACGCCGATCATCGCATTGCTGGTCGCGATCTTCTACATCTATGTCCTCGAAGTCGGTGGGCTGAGCAGTTTTATGAAACTGATCGCCTCATTCGGGGCCCTGATCGTTGGCTTCTATTTGCCGCAGCTATATGTCTCCAATGCGGTGACAAAGCGCCGTCAGAAGATCCAGCTGGCTTTCCCGGACTCACTCGACCTCATGCTGATCTGTGTGGAGAGCGGCATGTCGATCGAGGCGGCTATGCAGAAAGTCACCGAAGAGGTCGCGACGACCTGTCCGGAGCTGGCCGAAGAATATGGTCTGACCACTGCGGAACTTTCCTATCTGCAGGACCGGAAGATCGCTTATGCAAATCTTGGCGAGCGGACTGGTCTTGAAGGGGTGAAGGCGGTTGTCACCGCGCTCATCCAGTCCGAACAATACGGCACGCCGCTGGGGCAATCTCTGCGGGTGATGGCGGCAGAAAATCGCGAGCTGCGCATGCAGGAAGCGGAGAAAAAAGCTGCTGCGCTGCCGCCAAAACTCACCGTGCCGATGATTCTCTTCTTCCTGCCGGTGCTGTTCGTCGTCATTCTCGGCCCGGGCGCGCTGATTGCCATGGGCAAGGGCGAAGAAGAGGGCGATCGCGCAATCGTTCAGAACGCAACTGACGGCCAGAATAGCGGCAACTGA
- a CDS encoding type II and III secretion system protein family protein translates to MMRNFLAALGVAAFTGVFMPAIAQEATVDVGGESYQSRELVLPLGKAAIIDLPRAASDILVSNPGIVDAVIRTPRRVYIMGREAGQANAFFFDRQNQQILNLEIRVEQDSDSIQHLLDKLLPDSRIEVETLNGSIILHGTVDTASEAERAERIAERFAGTENLVNMLSVREPAQVLLKVRIVEMQRRLIRQLGIDLNGVAQVDSNAVSFAVQNSFPLSGEALGGISGTVNTPGFGDISNLDFAFDVFEQNGLVKTLAEPSIVSVSGREGSFLAGGEFPVPEAGADGTPSVTFRPFGVQLQFQPLVFSKGRIQLNLSTSVSELSAANGLTVGGSRVIDENGNIQTVGGFIVPGVTSRNASTTVELPSGGSIAIAGLLQENISDFVDGVPGIKETPILGALFRSQEFRSNQTELVIIATPYLVQATDGAKLTDPSQGHAPPTVLQSALLGKLETSYGVQGARSGSSKLGGPMGFILD, encoded by the coding sequence ATGATGCGGAACTTCCTTGCGGCCCTGGGTGTGGCCGCTTTTACGGGTGTGTTCATGCCTGCCATTGCGCAGGAAGCGACCGTTGATGTGGGTGGTGAAAGTTATCAGAGCCGTGAGCTGGTCCTGCCGCTGGGCAAGGCCGCGATCATCGATCTGCCGCGCGCAGCCTCTGACATTCTCGTCTCTAACCCAGGCATCGTTGACGCCGTCATCCGTACGCCGCGCCGGGTCTATATCATGGGCCGCGAGGCTGGGCAGGCGAATGCGTTCTTCTTTGACCGCCAGAACCAGCAGATCCTCAATCTCGAAATTCGTGTCGAGCAGGATTCAGATTCTATCCAGCATCTTCTCGACAAGCTGCTGCCGGATTCGCGCATCGAAGTTGAAACCCTGAATGGCAGTATCATCCTGCATGGCACGGTCGATACAGCAAGCGAAGCAGAGCGCGCTGAGCGCATTGCCGAACGCTTTGCCGGCACTGAAAATCTCGTCAACATGCTGTCTGTCCGTGAGCCTGCGCAAGTCTTGCTCAAGGTACGGATCGTTGAGATGCAACGCCGCCTGATCCGTCAGCTCGGCATTGATCTTAATGGCGTTGCTCAGGTCGATAGCAATGCGGTCAGCTTTGCGGTCCAGAATTCTTTCCCGCTTTCGGGTGAAGCTCTTGGCGGTATCTCGGGCACGGTGAACACGCCGGGTTTTGGAGACATCAGCAATCTTGATTTTGCCTTTGACGTTTTCGAGCAGAACGGTCTCGTCAAAACGCTGGCAGAGCCGAGCATCGTCTCGGTCAGCGGCCGCGAAGGCTCTTTCCTCGCAGGTGGTGAATTCCCAGTGCCGGAAGCTGGCGCAGACGGCACGCCGTCGGTGACCTTCCGTCCGTTCGGTGTCCAGCTGCAGTTCCAGCCGCTGGTTTTCTCCAAAGGCCGCATCCAGCTGAACCTCAGCACTTCCGTGTCTGAACTTTCTGCCGCGAATGGTCTGACCGTCGGCGGCTCACGCGTGATCGATGAGAACGGCAATATTCAGACGGTCGGCGGGTTTATCGTGCCGGGCGTAACCTCCCGGAATGCGTCGACCACGGTCGAGCTGCCCTCGGGTGGGTCGATTGCTATCGCCGGTCTCCTTCAGGAAAATATTTCTGACTTCGTAGACGGCGTCCCAGGCATCAAGGAAACGCCGATCCTCGGCGCGCTCTTCCGCAGCCAGGAATTCCGCTCGAACCAGACAGAGCTTGTGATTATCGCAACGCCTTATCTTGTTCAGGCAACGGACGGCGCAAAGCTGACGGACCCGTCACAGGGTCATGCCCCACCCACCGTTCTTCAGTCAGCTCTCTTGGGCAAGCTTGAGACGTCCTACGGGGTTCAGGGCGCGCGCAGTGGCAGTAGCAAGCTTGGCGGCCCGATGGGTTTCATTCTGGATTGA
- a CDS encoding Flp family type IVb pilin, producing the protein MTNLIQRFIKDEDGATAIEYGLIAALIAVAIITAVGTLGDQLAEAFGDVNKGLKDEGFEGASSD; encoded by the coding sequence ATGACCAATCTCATTCAGCGCTTCATCAAAGATGAAGACGGCGCCACCGCGATTGAATACGGCCTTATCGCTGCACTCATCGCTGTTGCCATCATCACCGCCGTTGGCACGCTTGGCGACCAGCTCGCCGAAGCCTTTGGCGACGTGAACAAAGGCCTCAAAGACGAAGGCTTCGAAGGCGCGTCCTCCGACTAA
- a CDS encoding CpaF family protein, producing the protein MFGKRPNEAASPASVATKPAAAKKPAAAAPVAKAAPPKVDDAPPKVAKPKAASKPEAATKPAAKAVVVDEAKSEGYYDTKTTIFNALIDTIDLSQLAQLDVEAAAEEIRDIVNEIISIKGLSMSISEQESLLQDICNDVLGYGPLEPLLARDDIADIMVNGSSRVFIEVSGKIQLTNVRFRDNSQLMNICQRIVSQVGRRVDEASPICDARLPDGSRVNVIAPPLSIDGPALTIRKFKKDKLKIEDLVKFGSISEAGAKVLGIIGACRINTLISGGTGSGKTTLLNCMTSFIESDERVITCEDAAELQLQQPHVVRLETRPPNLEGQGQVTMRDLVKNCLRMRPERIIVGEVRGSEAFDLLQAMNTGHDGSMGTLHANSPREALQRLESMITMGGLGLPSKTIREMIVGSVDVVIQAARLRDGSRRITHITEVLGTEGDTIITQDLFVYDITDEDGDGNIIGRHRSTGIARPAFWDRARYYGRHGDLAEALDEAE; encoded by the coding sequence ATGTTTGGTAAACGCCCCAATGAAGCTGCGAGCCCAGCCAGTGTAGCCACGAAACCTGCGGCCGCGAAAAAACCGGCTGCTGCGGCACCGGTGGCCAAGGCAGCGCCGCCCAAGGTCGATGACGCGCCGCCCAAGGTTGCCAAGCCGAAGGCTGCCAGCAAGCCCGAAGCCGCAACTAAGCCAGCGGCGAAAGCGGTCGTCGTCGATGAGGCGAAATCCGAAGGCTATTACGATACCAAGACAACGATCTTCAATGCACTGATCGATACGATTGATCTGTCGCAACTTGCGCAGCTCGACGTTGAGGCGGCAGCAGAAGAAATCCGTGACATCGTCAACGAGATCATCTCGATCAAGGGTCTCTCGATGTCGATCTCTGAGCAGGAAAGTCTGCTTCAGGACATCTGTAACGATGTGCTTGGCTATGGCCCGCTCGAGCCGCTGCTCGCGCGGGACGACATCGCCGACATCATGGTCAATGGCTCATCCCGCGTCTTTATCGAGGTAAGCGGCAAGATCCAGCTGACGAATGTACGCTTCCGCGACAATTCGCAGCTCATGAACATCTGCCAACGGATCGTCAGCCAGGTCGGCCGCCGGGTCGATGAAGCCAGCCCGATCTGTGACGCGCGTCTGCCTGACGGCTCTCGTGTGAACGTTATCGCGCCGCCCTTGTCTATTGACGGGCCAGCCCTCACCATCCGGAAATTCAAGAAGGACAAGCTCAAGATCGAAGATCTTGTGAAGTTCGGCTCGATTTCCGAGGCCGGGGCGAAAGTGCTCGGGATCATCGGGGCCTGCCGGATCAACACGCTGATCTCCGGCGGTACAGGTTCGGGCAAAACGACGCTTCTCAACTGTATGACGTCGTTCATCGAATCCGATGAGCGGGTCATCACTTGCGAAGACGCCGCCGAACTCCAGCTGCAACAGCCGCATGTAGTCCGACTTGAGACCCGCCCGCCAAACCTCGAGGGACAGGGCCAGGTCACGATGCGCGACCTCGTCAAGAACTGTCTGCGGATGCGTCCTGAACGGATCATCGTGGGCGAGGTGCGGGGCTCGGAAGCATTCGACCTTTTGCAGGCGATGAATACCGGTCACGATGGCTCGATGGGGACGCTTCACGCCAACTCACCGCGCGAAGCCCTGCAGCGTCTTGAATCCATGATCACCATGGGCGGTCTCGGCCTGCCCTCAAAAACCATCCGTGAGATGATCGTCGGCTCCGTCGATGTCGTCATTCAGGCGGCGCGCCTGCGCGATGGTTCGCGGCGGATTACGCATATTACGGAAGTTCTCGGGACAGAGGGCGATACGATCATCACGCAAGACCTCTTTGTCTATGACATTACGGATGAAGATGGCGACGGCAATATTATCGGGCGTCACCGCTCAACGGGGATCGCCCGGCCGGCCTTCTGGGATCGTGCCCGTTATTATGGCCGTCATGGCGATCTGGCCGAAGCTCTGGACGAAGCTGAATAG
- a CDS encoding Crp/Fnr family transcriptional regulator, producing the protein MASEELKRIIKEGAAKEQASGSELSCLRPFELLDADCLAGLVLAEEKVSYEAGDTVVVTGQFDGTLLYGLISGTARIVRPAVKAGDFDVQEANEGDVVGLAELLASGETSPSGIGITALTDLEILLFDGDLLLEACKADRKVADGLLRYAAQQWLAASRPADTEAHRDLRIYRHLISLAERNGEKSVIREMPRHSQLAEQCGVTDRDAAAAVALLIDKGIVRRDYPSLVIEDMAALRASAY; encoded by the coding sequence ATGGCTTCTGAAGAGCTTAAGAGAATCATCAAAGAAGGTGCAGCCAAAGAGCAAGCGAGCGGATCAGAGCTTTCCTGCTTACGTCCCTTCGAACTTCTTGACGCGGACTGTCTTGCGGGCCTCGTACTGGCCGAAGAAAAGGTCAGCTATGAGGCAGGCGACACTGTTGTCGTTACCGGACAATTCGACGGCACACTCCTTTATGGATTGATTTCTGGCACGGCGCGGATCGTCCGCCCGGCGGTGAAAGCCGGTGATTTTGATGTCCAGGAAGCCAATGAGGGCGACGTTGTCGGCCTCGCCGAATTGCTGGCATCAGGCGAGACTAGCCCGAGCGGCATCGGCATCACTGCGCTGACCGATCTTGAGATCCTACTCTTTGATGGGGATCTGCTGCTTGAGGCGTGCAAGGCCGACAGGAAAGTCGCCGATGGCCTGTTGCGATATGCCGCCCAGCAATGGCTGGCTGCGAGCCGCCCGGCGGATACCGAAGCGCATCGGGACTTGCGGATTTATCGTCACCTTATCTCCCTTGCAGAGCGTAATGGCGAGAAAAGCGTCATTCGGGAGATGCCCCGCCACTCACAGCTCGCCGAGCAATGTGGCGTGACGGACCGGGATGCAGCGGCGGCTGTTGCGCTCTTGATCGATAAGGGGATTGTCCGCCGCGATTATCCCTCTTTGGTCATTGAAGACATGGCCGCCCTCAGAGCATCTGCTTACTGA